One region of Chryseobacterium sp. SORGH_AS_0447 genomic DNA includes:
- a CDS encoding MgtC/SapB family protein: MKIIGTWTTGNDLLLIVISVIIGLLIGAEREYRNKSAGLRTFILISFGSCLFTILSLKIGISNPDRLAANIVTGIGFLGAGVIFKDDNKIGGITTATTIWATASLGMCIGSGHIYLALLGVALVLLVLTLLSYLQDFIDNRHKIREYSIITTDQKDLEYCETLFSRFGLQFSLVRQRFDANGFSTTWKITGNINSHQALLRQMMNDTRIHAYQF; this comes from the coding sequence ATGAAAATAATAGGAACGTGGACTACCGGGAATGACCTGCTGCTGATCGTTATTTCCGTTATTATCGGGCTTCTGATCGGTGCCGAAAGGGAATACCGCAACAAATCAGCCGGGTTGAGAACTTTCATCCTGATCAGTTTCGGCTCCTGTCTGTTTACCATCCTTTCCCTGAAAATAGGTATTTCAAACCCCGACCGGCTGGCGGCTAACATTGTTACAGGCATCGGGTTTCTGGGAGCGGGTGTTATCTTTAAGGACGACAATAAAATCGGTGGTATTACCACAGCAACCACCATCTGGGCGACTGCTTCTTTAGGCATGTGCATCGGTTCCGGACATATTTATCTGGCTCTTTTGGGGGTAGCCCTTGTACTGCTGGTCCTTACCCTGCTTTCTTATCTACAGGATTTCATTGATAACCGCCATAAGATCCGGGAATATTCGATCATCACGACCGATCAGAAAGATCTGGAATATTGTGAAACGCTTTTCAGCCGCTTCGGCCTGCAATTCTCCCTGGTGAGACAGCGGTTTGATGCCAACGGTTTTTCCACCACCTGGAAAATTACGGGAAACATCAACAGCCACCAGGCACTGCTCCGCCAGATGATGAACGACACCAGAATCCATGCTTACCAATTTTAA
- the guaA gene encoding glutamine-hydrolyzing GMP synthase: MNNGIIILDFGSQYNQLIGRRIREMGVYSEILPFNTPLETLLEKQPKGIILSGGPSSVNAENAHLVQKELYEQGIPVLGICYGMQLTAHLLGGKVHKGVKGEYGKAHLEIVKESSLLKGVTNNSVVWMSHFDEVGQLPAGFDLNAKSGVIASISNEEKKIYCVQFHPEVSHTEEGGKMLENFVFGICDAEKNWKLTNYIEKTVEEIRERVGDQKVILGLSGGVDSSVAAVLIHRAIGDQLTCIFVDTGLLRKDEGKKVMDNYGEHFHMNIKLVDASERFLSKLAGVDDPEAKRKIIGNEFIHVFDEESHKIEGAKFLAQGTIYPDVIESQSVNGPSAVIKSHHNVGGLPEEMEFELLEPLRELFKDEVRKVGEELGIPHHLVHRHPFPGPGLGIRILGAVDAEKVRILQEADDIFIEELYKNDLYEKVSQAFVVLLPVKSVGVMGDERTYEYTAVVRSANTIDFMTATWSRLPYEFLDTVSSRIINEVRGINRVAYDISSKPPATIEWE; the protein is encoded by the coding sequence ATGAACAACGGTATTATCATATTGGATTTCGGATCACAGTACAACCAGCTTATCGGACGCAGAATCCGTGAGATGGGCGTTTACTCCGAGATCTTGCCATTCAATACACCATTAGAAACCCTATTGGAAAAACAGCCGAAAGGAATCATTCTTTCCGGAGGACCAAGCTCAGTTAACGCGGAAAATGCCCACCTGGTGCAGAAAGAACTGTACGAACAGGGAATTCCGGTGTTGGGAATCTGCTACGGAATGCAGCTTACCGCACACCTTTTGGGCGGGAAAGTTCACAAAGGCGTAAAAGGCGAATACGGAAAAGCCCACCTGGAAATCGTAAAAGAATCTTCTTTATTAAAAGGCGTAACCAACAACTCCGTGGTTTGGATGAGCCATTTTGATGAAGTGGGACAGCTGCCGGCAGGATTCGATTTAAATGCGAAATCAGGCGTAATTGCTTCCATTTCCAATGAAGAAAAGAAAATCTACTGCGTACAGTTCCACCCGGAAGTTTCCCATACGGAAGAAGGTGGTAAAATGCTGGAGAATTTCGTTTTCGGAATCTGTGATGCAGAGAAAAATTGGAAACTGACCAATTATATCGAAAAAACCGTAGAGGAAATCCGTGAAAGAGTAGGCGATCAGAAAGTAATCCTCGGCCTTTCCGGTGGAGTAGACTCTTCCGTAGCTGCGGTATTGATTCACAGGGCAATCGGAGATCAGCTGACGTGTATTTTCGTAGATACCGGGTTATTGAGAAAAGACGAAGGTAAAAAAGTAATGGATAATTACGGAGAACATTTCCACATGAACATCAAGCTGGTAGATGCTTCCGAAAGATTTTTATCCAAGCTGGCCGGCGTTGATGATCCTGAAGCCAAAAGAAAAATCATCGGAAACGAATTCATTCACGTATTCGATGAAGAATCCCATAAAATCGAAGGCGCAAAATTCCTGGCACAAGGGACTATTTATCCGGACGTCATCGAAAGCCAGTCGGTAAACGGACCGTCTGCCGTGATCAAGTCTCACCATAACGTAGGCGGGCTTCCGGAAGAGATGGAGTTTGAATTGCTGGAACCTTTGAGAGAGTTATTTAAGGACGAAGTAAGAAAAGTAGGGGAAGAATTAGGAATTCCTCATCATTTGGTGCACCGTCACCCTTTCCCGGGCCCGGGATTGGGAATCAGGATCCTGGGAGCTGTGGACGCTGAAAAAGTACGGATCTTACAGGAAGCCGATGATATTTTCATTGAAGAGCTTTACAAGAATGATCTCTATGAAAAAGTTTCCCAGGCTTTCGTAGTATTGCTTCCGGTAAAATCCGTTGGGGTAATGGGAGACGAAAGAACCTACGAATATACAGCAGTAGTCCGTTCTGCCAACACCATTGATTTCATGACGGCGACCTGGAGCAGGCTTCCGTATGAATTCCTGGATACTGTGTCCAGCAGAATCATCAACGAAGTAAGAGGAATCAACAGAGTGGCTTATGACATTTCCAGCAAACCACCTGCAACCATCGAGTGGGAATAA
- the purD gene encoding phosphoribosylamine--glycine ligase: MRILIIGEGGRESALAVKLQNDPRITKMFFANGNATTDVIGQNVNIPDIKDLRDFAIREKVDLTIVGPEAPLVAGIRDEFKKHDLKVFGPNQKVASLEGSKAFSKKFMQTYGIKTATAKVFDSYSDAISYVQDHEYPLVVKASGLAGGKGVVICDTCEEAEATIHDFMIKRIYGDAGIRLVIEEFLDGFEASIIAFSNGSKIFPCIAAKDYKKAGNGDTGHNTGGMGCVAPSPEFTQEHYADFEKNILETTVNGLKAEGFSFKGIIFFGLMVTKKGTYLLEYNMRFGDPETQVLMALMENNLLDVIQDCMEGKDIELKFKDEKAVCLVMCSGGYPRNIETGFEIVGEDRLKYSTLLYAGAIRKGDKVVSNGGRVLNIVATGATYEDARKKVYEDAGHVHFDYGFYREDIGKF; this comes from the coding sequence ATGAGAATATTAATCATAGGTGAAGGGGGAAGAGAGTCTGCTTTGGCAGTAAAGCTTCAAAATGACCCGAGAATTACAAAAATGTTTTTTGCCAACGGGAATGCGACGACTGATGTGATAGGACAAAATGTAAACATACCGGATATTAAAGATCTCAGGGATTTTGCCATCAGGGAAAAAGTAGATCTTACCATCGTTGGTCCGGAAGCTCCTTTGGTAGCAGGGATCAGAGATGAGTTCAAAAAGCACGACCTTAAAGTTTTCGGCCCGAACCAAAAGGTGGCCAGTCTTGAAGGAAGTAAGGCATTTTCTAAGAAATTCATGCAGACCTATGGTATCAAAACCGCAACAGCAAAAGTATTTGATTCATACAGCGACGCCATTTCCTATGTTCAGGATCACGAATATCCTTTGGTGGTAAAAGCCAGCGGCCTTGCCGGAGGTAAAGGAGTTGTTATCTGTGATACCTGTGAAGAAGCGGAAGCTACTATTCACGATTTCATGATCAAAAGAATCTACGGAGATGCAGGCATCAGACTGGTTATCGAGGAATTCCTTGACGGTTTTGAAGCTTCCATCATTGCTTTCTCCAATGGAAGCAAAATATTCCCTTGTATCGCTGCCAAAGACTATAAAAAAGCAGGAAACGGCGATACCGGTCACAATACCGGAGGAATGGGATGTGTAGCGCCAAGCCCTGAATTTACCCAGGAACACTACGCGGATTTTGAAAAAAATATTCTGGAAACAACTGTTAACGGACTGAAAGCGGAAGGATTCAGCTTTAAGGGAATCATCTTCTTCGGATTGATGGTCACCAAAAAAGGAACTTACCTTCTTGAATACAACATGAGATTCGGAGATCCTGAAACGCAGGTATTGATGGCCCTTATGGAAAACAATCTGCTGGATGTAATCCAGGATTGTATGGAAGGAAAAGACATCGAGCTCAAATTCAAGGACGAAAAAGCCGTTTGTCTGGTGATGTGTTCAGGAGGCTATCCTAGAAATATCGAAACAGGTTTCGAAATCGTAGGCGAAGACCGGTTGAAGTACAGCACCCTGTTATATGCAGGAGCCATCCGAAAAGGAGACAAAGTGGTTTCCAACGGCGGAAGGGTACTGAACATTGTAGCCACCGGAGCCACCTATGAAGATGCCCGCAAGAAAGTATACGAGGACGCAGGTCACGTACATTTCGATTACGGCTTCTACAGAGAAGACATCGGAAAATTTTAA
- the purH gene encoding bifunctional phosphoribosylaminoimidazolecarboxamide formyltransferase/IMP cyclohydrolase, with amino-acid sequence MSKKRVLISVSDKSGLTEFAQFLEARNYELISTGGTFKHLKDAGLNPIQIDEVTDFPEMLDGRVKTLHPKVHGGLLAVRSNEEHMNTVQEHGIGLIDMVIVNLYPFFENVNKDISLHEKVEFIDIGGPSMLRSAAKNFDSVTVITDVEDYAAVQAEMEQNGDTYIETRKKLAGKVFNLTSAYDAAISRMLLDEEYPTYLNASYKKVSDLRYGENPHQTAAYYVSTFENGAMKDFEQLGGKELSFNNLRDMDLCWKVVTEFKEEMACCAVKHSTPCGVAIGTSALETYQKTFECDPVSIFGGIVAMNYKIDAATAEELNKTFLEIVMAPEFDEAALEVLRKKKNLRIIKIVNPVSDKQTWVKIDGGILVQDNDSIFSDDIKVVTETQPTEEQKKALLFSQRVVKYVKSNAIVVSNGIQAFGIGGGQVNRIWATQQAIERAKEKFSGTLVLASDAFFPFRDVVDFCAQEGITAIIQPGGSVKDQDSIDAANEHNIPMMFTGIRHFLH; translated from the coding sequence ATGAGTAAAAAGAGAGTTTTAATCAGTGTTTCTGACAAAAGCGGATTAACCGAATTTGCACAGTTTCTCGAAGCCAGGAATTATGAACTGATTTCTACGGGAGGAACGTTCAAACATTTGAAAGACGCTGGTTTAAATCCCATTCAGATTGATGAAGTAACCGATTTCCCTGAAATGCTGGACGGAAGAGTGAAGACCCTTCACCCGAAAGTACACGGCGGATTACTGGCGGTGCGTTCCAACGAAGAACACATGAATACCGTTCAGGAACATGGCATTGGCCTGATCGACATGGTGATCGTAAATCTGTACCCTTTCTTTGAGAATGTAAACAAGGACATTTCTCTTCACGAAAAGGTAGAATTTATCGACATTGGTGGTCCTTCCATGCTTCGTTCTGCGGCTAAAAACTTTGATTCTGTAACGGTAATCACCGATGTGGAAGATTATGCAGCTGTACAGGCGGAAATGGAACAGAACGGCGATACCTACATCGAAACCCGTAAAAAACTGGCAGGAAAAGTGTTCAACCTTACCTCGGCTTATGACGCAGCGATCTCAAGAATGCTTCTTGATGAAGAATATCCTACTTATCTGAATGCTTCCTACAAAAAAGTTTCCGATCTGAGATACGGTGAAAACCCGCACCAGACGGCTGCTTACTACGTTTCTACTTTCGAGAACGGAGCGATGAAGGATTTCGAACAACTGGGCGGTAAAGAATTGTCTTTTAATAATTTAAGAGATATGGACCTTTGCTGGAAAGTGGTAACGGAATTCAAGGAAGAAATGGCTTGTTGTGCCGTTAAGCATTCTACCCCTTGTGGAGTGGCGATCGGAACTTCAGCCTTAGAAACCTATCAGAAAACTTTCGAGTGCGACCCGGTTTCCATTTTTGGCGGAATTGTTGCAATGAACTACAAAATCGATGCGGCAACAGCGGAAGAATTAAACAAAACGTTCCTTGAAATCGTAATGGCTCCTGAGTTTGACGAAGCTGCCTTAGAAGTTTTAAGAAAAAAGAAAAACCTGAGAATTATAAAGATCGTAAATCCGGTTTCCGATAAGCAGACCTGGGTAAAGATCGATGGCGGAATCCTGGTTCAGGACAACGACAGCATTTTCTCAGACGATATCAAAGTAGTGACTGAAACCCAGCCTACCGAAGAGCAGAAGAAAGCTTTATTGTTCTCCCAGAGAGTCGTTAAGTATGTAAAATCCAACGCGATCGTGGTTTCCAACGGGATCCAGGCTTTCGGGATCGGAGGCGGACAGGTAAACAGGATCTGGGCGACCCAACAGGCCATCGAAAGAGCGAAGGAGAAATTTTCCGGAACGCTTGTATTGGCTTCCGATGCATTCTTCCCATTCCGTGATGTCGTGGATTTCTGCGCTCAAGAAGGAATCACGGCCATCATTCAGCCGGGAGGAAGCGTAAAAGATCAGGACAGCATCGATGCAGCCAATGAGCACAACATTCCGATGATGTTCACCGGAATTAGACATTTTTTACACTAA
- the purN gene encoding phosphoribosylglycinamide formyltransferase, producing the protein MKNIVVLVSGSGTNLQRIIDTIDSGEIPNAKVSLVVADRECFGLERAKKHNIDHVLIPRGKNFSAELGKVIPENTDLIVLAGFLSILKPEFCENWTGKIINIHPALLPKFGGKGMWGHHVHQAVIEAKEKESGATVHFVTPGIDEGEAILQKSFEITEDDTAETIAGKVHQVEYEIFPQAIKKVLNNVPI; encoded by the coding sequence ATGAAAAACATTGTTGTACTCGTTTCAGGTTCAGGAACTAACCTTCAGCGGATCATCGATACCATTGACAGCGGGGAAATTCCCAATGCAAAAGTGTCTTTGGTAGTGGCTGACAGAGAATGTTTCGGACTGGAAAGGGCAAAAAAGCATAACATCGATCACGTACTGATTCCGCGGGGAAAAAATTTCAGTGCCGAGCTGGGAAAAGTTATTCCTGAAAATACGGATCTTATCGTATTGGCCGGGTTTTTATCCATCCTGAAGCCTGAATTCTGTGAAAACTGGACCGGAAAAATCATCAACATTCATCCGGCACTGCTTCCGAAATTCGGAGGAAAAGGAATGTGGGGGCACCATGTTCATCAGGCAGTAATTGAGGCGAAGGAAAAAGAAAGCGGGGCCACCGTACATTTTGTGACACCGGGCATTGATGAAGGCGAAGCCATTCTTCAGAAATCGTTTGAAATAACGGAAGACGATACGGCAGAAACCATCGCCGGAAAAGTCCATCAGGTAGAATATGAAATCTTCCCGCAGGCGATTAAAAAAGTGCTCAATAATGTACCAATATAG
- the purM gene encoding phosphoribosylformylglycinamidine cyclo-ligase, whose product MSNTYKSAGVDKEEGYKTVDKIKKAVGETHNSNVLNHLGSFGAFYEIGGYRNPVLVSGTDGVGTKLKVALDSKKYDSIGVDCFAMCANDILCHGAKPLFFLDYLACGKLDSEIAAEIVLGMVNACKDNNCALIGGETAEMPGMYQPGDYDVAGFCVGIVEKDEIIDGSAIKAGDKIIALPSSGFHSNGFSLVRKVFPDFNEEFEGKPLYETLLVPTKLYYKDIHKILEEVKVAGIAHITGGGLYENIPRIIGDGLCASIDASKIRIPSIMLELEKRGGVAREEMFGTFNMGVGMIVVVDAEHAEKILHLLDNAYEIGEITEGNEKINLSI is encoded by the coding sequence ATGAGCAACACGTACAAATCAGCAGGCGTAGACAAAGAAGAAGGATACAAAACCGTTGACAAGATCAAAAAGGCGGTGGGCGAAACACACAATTCTAATGTACTGAACCATTTGGGAAGTTTCGGAGCTTTCTATGAAATCGGAGGGTACCGGAATCCTGTTCTTGTTTCAGGAACCGATGGAGTAGGAACCAAGCTGAAAGTAGCTTTAGACTCAAAAAAATACGACTCTATCGGAGTAGACTGTTTTGCGATGTGTGCCAACGATATCCTGTGCCACGGTGCGAAGCCTTTATTCTTCCTGGATTATTTGGCTTGCGGAAAATTGGATTCCGAAATTGCTGCTGAAATCGTTTTGGGAATGGTAAACGCCTGTAAAGACAACAACTGTGCCCTGATCGGTGGTGAAACGGCTGAAATGCCGGGAATGTACCAGCCCGGAGACTACGATGTTGCCGGATTCTGCGTAGGAATTGTTGAAAAAGATGAAATTATCGACGGGTCTGCAATTAAAGCAGGTGATAAAATCATCGCGTTGCCAAGTTCAGGATTCCATTCCAACGGATTCTCCCTGGTAAGAAAAGTGTTCCCGGATTTCAACGAAGAATTCGAAGGGAAGCCTTTGTACGAAACTCTGTTGGTTCCTACAAAACTTTATTATAAAGATATTCACAAGATCCTTGAAGAAGTGAAAGTGGCAGGGATTGCTCACATCACCGGCGGAGGATTGTACGAAAATATTCCGAGAATTATCGGTGACGGCTTATGTGCTTCTATCGACGCTTCAAAAATCCGGATTCCGAGCATTATGCTGGAGCTGGAAAAAAGAGGTGGTGTAGCCCGTGAAGAAATGTTCGGAACCTTTAATATGGGGGTTGGGATGATCGTTGTCGTAGATGCGGAACACGCAGAAAAAATCTTGCACCTTCTGGATAATGCCTACGAAATCGGTGAAATTACCGAAGGAAACGAAAAGATCAATCTTTCAATATAA
- a CDS encoding NADPH-dependent FMN reductase translates to MKILAIAGSNSDTSINKLLVSYAASLIPNAEVEVVDMNDFEMPIYKHQREVESGVPQQAVDLAAKIDAANILLVSLSEHNGTYSTAFKNVFDWTSRIKNRAVWNEKPMLLMATAPGGRGGLGVLEAAEKRFPLHGGNIIDTFTLPFFNDNFDKSAQKISNEEKDNELKEKIAKISALESILEK, encoded by the coding sequence ATGAAAATACTAGCTATTGCAGGAAGCAATTCCGATACGTCGATCAATAAACTTTTAGTCTCTTATGCTGCTTCACTTATTCCGAACGCAGAGGTAGAAGTCGTAGACATGAATGATTTTGAAATGCCGATCTACAAACACCAGCGTGAAGTGGAAAGCGGAGTGCCGCAGCAGGCAGTAGATCTTGCAGCCAAAATTGATGCGGCTAACATCCTGTTGGTTTCACTGTCCGAGCATAACGGAACGTATTCCACGGCTTTTAAAAATGTGTTCGACTGGACTTCCAGGATCAAGAACAGAGCCGTATGGAATGAGAAGCCGATGTTGCTGATGGCTACAGCTCCCGGAGGAAGAGGCGGATTAGGCGTTTTGGAAGCGGCAGAAAAACGTTTCCCGCTGCACGGTGGTAATATCATCGATACCTTTACACTTCCTTTCTTCAATGATAATTTTGACAAATCGGCTCAAAAGATTTCTAACGAGGAGAAAGACAACGAATTAAAAGAGAAAATCGCTAAGATTTCTGCTTTGGAGTCGATCCTTGAAAAATAG
- a CDS encoding pirin family protein, translating to MKTVYHKADTRGHANHGWLNSYHTFSFAGYQNQDRMNFGVLRVLNDDTVTQGMGFGTHPHRDMEIISIPLEGDLEHKDSMGTTAVIKKGEIQVMSAGTGVMHSEYNKNKDQAVKFLQIWVFPREVGVEPRYDQKSIKEGEKINGFQQILSPDKNDDGVWIHQDAWFNLANFTKGNGKNYMLNKNGNGVYAFVLKGSAKVGDRILNERDGLGIWDTQSFNIEAVEDTEILLMEVPMELPAYLK from the coding sequence ATGAAAACAGTATATCACAAAGCAGATACAAGAGGACATGCCAACCACGGATGGCTGAACAGTTACCATACTTTTAGCTTTGCGGGCTATCAGAATCAGGATAGGATGAACTTCGGCGTATTAAGGGTATTGAATGACGATACCGTAACTCAGGGAATGGGTTTTGGAACCCATCCGCACCGGGATATGGAGATCATTTCCATTCCATTGGAAGGCGATCTGGAACATAAAGATTCCATGGGAACCACCGCGGTAATTAAGAAAGGGGAAATCCAGGTGATGAGTGCCGGAACCGGGGTGATGCACAGCGAATACAATAAGAACAAAGACCAGGCGGTAAAATTTCTGCAGATCTGGGTATTTCCGAGAGAAGTAGGGGTTGAGCCGAGATATGATCAGAAGAGCATTAAAGAAGGCGAAAAGATCAACGGGTTCCAGCAGATCCTGTCTCCGGATAAAAACGATGACGGGGTGTGGATTCATCAGGATGCATGGTTCAACCTGGCGAATTTTACCAAAGGAAACGGCAAAAATTATATGCTGAACAAAAATGGAAATGGGGTGTATGCTTTTGTATTGAAAGGAAGCGCGAAAGTCGGTGACCGAATTCTGAACGAGAGAGATGGCCTGGGAATCTGGGATACCCAAAGCTTTAACATCGAAGCAGTGGAAGATACCGAGATCCTACTGATGGAAGTTCCGATGGAATTGCCGGCCTATTTAAAATAA
- a CDS encoding sugar MFS transporter — protein sequence MKSSIAKITVVYLLAFFTGLNFVIFPALSSAFTDASLFGLSSAQFGNLFIPQVICIIASCLAAPFLVNKAGPKLILGIGLVLMMAATVGLWVLQFFMEDQSVLFPALMVLVACTGTGFGLSITTLNPLAASLFEGNQSSAILILQFLVGLGTSASPLMMNAVGSLQHWMYVPGTVFILVAVLFIFFLSLRLEKGSLFQLPGHFKIPSRLWLFFTAIVFYGFIEGTFGSFGAVILKNQGLGNQQASLGLSLFWGGIAANRLLFGIFSKKFNLSYVFLGSPVAVAVLLTVLWAYPDAGLLVLMMFLTGFFMGSIFPGSIGWGTVEFPSLSVLVSGFLMAANQTGTGIITNTLGHFSNQTALILQFLTGCMILIFILLMILRKNSKIEEAF from the coding sequence ATGAAGTCAAGCATAGCCAAAATTACCGTCGTTTATCTGCTGGCATTTTTCACGGGACTTAATTTCGTGATCTTTCCGGCGCTGAGCAGCGCTTTCACGGATGCTTCGCTTTTCGGTCTTTCGTCGGCACAATTTGGTAACCTGTTTATCCCGCAGGTCATCTGCATCATTGCTTCGTGTCTTGCAGCTCCTTTCCTGGTGAACAAAGCTGGACCCAAGCTCATTTTAGGGATAGGGTTGGTGCTGATGATGGCCGCGACGGTAGGTTTATGGGTATTACAGTTTTTTATGGAAGACCAATCGGTTTTGTTTCCGGCGTTGATGGTACTGGTAGCCTGTACCGGAACCGGCTTCGGGCTTTCCATCACCACCTTGAATCCTTTGGCAGCCAGTTTATTCGAGGGCAATCAATCTTCCGCGATCCTTATCCTGCAGTTCCTGGTAGGCCTCGGAACGTCTGCTTCTCCGTTAATGATGAATGCCGTCGGAAGCTTACAGCACTGGATGTATGTTCCGGGAACGGTATTTATACTGGTAGCAGTCCTGTTTATTTTTTTCCTTAGTCTCCGGCTTGAAAAAGGATCACTCTTCCAGCTTCCCGGACATTTTAAAATCCCTTCCCGGCTCTGGCTGTTTTTTACGGCAATTGTTTTTTACGGTTTTATTGAAGGGACCTTTGGGAGTTTCGGAGCCGTAATCCTTAAAAACCAAGGGCTCGGCAATCAGCAGGCAAGTCTCGGGCTGTCCCTTTTTTGGGGTGGGATTGCGGCTAACCGGCTGCTTTTTGGAATCTTTTCCAAAAAATTCAACCTGTCGTATGTATTTCTGGGTTCGCCTGTAGCGGTTGCTGTATTGCTGACGGTGCTTTGGGCCTATCCTGATGCCGGACTGCTGGTGCTTATGATGTTCCTTACCGGATTTTTCATGGGCAGTATATTCCCGGGCTCCATCGGCTGGGGAACGGTAGAATTTCCGTCCCTGTCGGTGCTGGTTTCCGGCTTTTTAATGGCGGCCAACCAAACCGGAACGGGCATTATCACCAATACACTGGGACACTTTTCAAATCAGACTGCTCTGATCCTTCAGTTTCTTACAGGCTGCATGATCCTTATCTTCATTCTTCTGATGATCCTCCGGAAAAACTCAAAGATCGAAGAAGCGTTTTAG
- a CDS encoding FAD-dependent oxidoreductase has product MYDIIIIGSGAGGATMAYQLADSGKKILVLERGDYVPVEKENWDSVEVFQKNRYTTTDQWLDKNNKPFRPGMHYNVGGNTKFYGAALFRLREEDFKEIEHYGGTSPAWPIQYEDMKEYYLQAEKLFYVHGKRGSDPTEPFDEAPYPYPALPHEPRIQEVVDQLSDYGWHPFELPVGVNFEPHASANAPYTLDRFDGFPDAAERKGDAHLCSLSKALEHPNVELMTNTKVLKLSTNDQGDTVTGIVVEQNGETKTLTAELVILSAGAINSAALLLESKSEKFPNGLANSSDQVGRNYMFHQNSALVALYTEPNPTKFGKTFGVNDFYHANKGYEYPLGHIQMLGKSDEHQIKADSPVPAPGFTFELMAKHAVDFWLTSEDLPDPENRVTVENGQIKISYTPNNQKGHSYLKEELIRALKASGKFDSFLFKGIYFSKGMDIASPAHQNGTTRMGTDPATSVVDTYCKAHDLNNLYIVDGGFFVSSGAVNPALTIIAMALRVGEHIKNNVLKS; this is encoded by the coding sequence ATGTACGACATTATTATCATTGGAAGCGGAGCCGGTGGTGCCACCATGGCTTATCAGCTGGCAGACAGCGGAAAAAAAATACTGGTTCTGGAACGCGGGGATTACGTTCCGGTAGAAAAAGAAAACTGGGATTCGGTAGAAGTTTTCCAGAAGAACAGGTATACGACAACCGACCAATGGCTGGATAAAAACAACAAACCTTTCCGTCCCGGAATGCATTACAATGTAGGAGGAAATACTAAATTTTATGGTGCCGCATTGTTTAGATTGCGCGAAGAAGACTTTAAGGAAATAGAACATTATGGCGGAACTTCGCCGGCATGGCCCATCCAATACGAAGATATGAAAGAATATTATCTTCAGGCAGAAAAGCTGTTCTATGTTCACGGAAAAAGAGGGTCGGATCCTACCGAACCTTTTGATGAAGCCCCTTATCCGTATCCGGCACTGCCTCACGAACCCAGGATCCAGGAAGTGGTAGATCAATTATCAGACTACGGCTGGCATCCTTTTGAGCTTCCGGTGGGGGTTAATTTCGAACCTCATGCGTCAGCCAATGCACCTTATACGCTAGACCGTTTCGACGGTTTTCCTGATGCTGCGGAAAGAAAAGGCGATGCCCATCTGTGTTCACTTTCAAAAGCATTGGAACATCCGAATGTGGAACTGATGACCAATACTAAAGTCCTGAAGCTGAGCACGAATGACCAGGGCGATACGGTTACCGGAATCGTAGTGGAACAGAACGGCGAAACCAAAACGCTAACAGCGGAACTGGTGATTCTTTCAGCGGGAGCCATCAATTCGGCTGCCCTTCTTCTGGAAAGCAAAAGTGAAAAATTCCCCAACGGACTGGCGAACTCTTCGGATCAGGTTGGGCGAAATTATATGTTCCACCAAAATTCCGCATTAGTGGCGCTCTACACCGAGCCGAATCCGACCAAATTCGGGAAAACTTTCGGAGTTAATGATTTTTACCATGCCAACAAAGGCTATGAATATCCGCTCGGGCACATCCAGATGCTGGGGAAATCCGATGAACATCAAATTAAAGCAGACAGCCCCGTACCGGCTCCCGGATTTACTTTTGAGCTGATGGCGAAACACGCCGTTGATTTCTGGCTTACTTCCGAAGACCTTCCGGATCCCGAAAACAGGGTAACCGTAGAAAACGGGCAGATCAAGATCAGCTACACGCCGAACAACCAAAAGGGACACAGCTATTTAAAAGAAGAACTGATCAGAGCGCTAAAAGCTTCCGGAAAATTTGACTCATTCCTGTTCAAAGGAATCTATTTCAGTAAAGGAATGGACATTGCTTCGCCTGCACACCAAAACGGAACTACCCGCATGGGTACAGACCCGGCAACTTCAGTAGTTGATACCTATTGTAAGGCCCATGATCTTAATAATCTTTATATTGTCGACGGCGGCTTTTTCGTTTCCAGCGGGGCAGTAAATCCGGCACTAACCATTATTGCAATGGCTTTGAGAGTTGGAGAACATATCAAAAATAACGTGCTGAAATCATGA